A single region of the Thermoproteales archaeon genome encodes:
- the cas6 gene encoding CRISPR system precrRNA processing endoribonuclease RAMP protein Cas6: protein MIVQYRVVGRFVRSYTPFKSFPGTTLRGAFGLALRRISCKDSSSECKSCSFYRDCVYARVFESSSFVKPSARIASKSGKEGVTNPYTIEVVKVFDDKIVFNVNLFGEALKWEPVIVMAVVGMGFEGLGFDVVNAERRKFVVERIDWFDPYTSDRGILFTADTGFIKRNSKGKLSNLLEVFDRRAREIAEARVRKILFYFRTPYMLVSNGKPVYTPGFQCLVMNLARRYSLLAEYHEAGRPFSVSKARALKNLSAKVRLVSWILSRTRAVVKASIKGVKKNLGRFAKGVLVYKLPEDFWNCEDSLTILKLMLLGEYLHVGKLATAGYGDYELFFS, encoded by the coding sequence ATGATTGTTCAGTATAGGGTTGTTGGGCGTTTTGTCAGGTCTTATACTCCTTTTAAATCTTTTCCGGGTACTACGCTCCGGGGGGCTTTCGGCCTTGCTTTGCGCAGGATTTCTTGTAAAGATTCTAGCTCCGAGTGCAAGAGTTGTAGCTTCTACCGTGACTGTGTTTATGCTCGTGTCTTCGAGTCTAGTAGTTTTGTTAAGCCTTCTGCTCGTATAGCTTCTAAAAGCGGTAAAGAAGGCGTGACTAATCCGTATACGATAGAGGTTGTTAAAGTTTTCGATGATAAGATAGTTTTTAACGTTAACTTGTTTGGTGAGGCTTTGAAATGGGAGCCTGTAATAGTTATGGCTGTTGTAGGTATGGGCTTTGAGGGCTTAGGTTTTGACGTTGTTAATGCTGAGAGAAGGAAGTTTGTTGTTGAGAGAATCGACTGGTTTGACCCTTACACATCCGATAGAGGTATCCTTTTTACGGCTGATACCGGGTTTATTAAGAGGAATAGCAAGGGTAAGCTTTCAAATCTTCTAGAGGTTTTCGATAGGAGGGCTAGAGAAATTGCTGAGGCTAGAGTTAGAAAAATTCTATTTTATTTTAGAACTCCTTATATGCTCGTTTCAAACGGTAAGCCTGTTTACACGCCTGGCTTCCAATGTCTTGTTATGAATTTGGCTAGGAGATACAGCTTGCTGGCTGAATATCATGAAGCTGGAAGACCATTCTCGGTTTCCAAGGCTAGAGCCTTGAAAAATTTGTCTGCAAAAGTTAGGCTGGTTTCCTGGATTTTAAGCAGAACTAGAGCTGTTGTTAAAGCATCTATTAAAGGTGTTAAAAAGAATTTAGGCAGGTTTGCTAAGGGTGTATTAGTTTATAAGTTGCCTGAAGACTTTTGGAATTGCGAGGATTCGCTTACAATTCTGAAACTCATGTTACTGGGAGAATATTTGCACGTTGGTAAGCTGGCGACTGCGGGGTATGGAGACTATGAACTCTTCTTCTCCTGA